In Aquila chrysaetos chrysaetos chromosome 2, bAquChr1.4, whole genome shotgun sequence, the following are encoded in one genomic region:
- the SPINT1 gene encoding kunitz-type protease inhibitor 1, whose amino-acid sequence MARGSPGPRLALWICLVLAADFGEGQEEKPFGETCLEDFTAGVPDLVLDTDASVQNGATFLSSPTVRRSRDCVTACCKDPACNLALVEQVPGTEEDHIQGCFLLDCLYEQAFVCRFARKMGFLNFLRKDVYDSYLAMQDHGSNDDHPPIARTGMDMRVQPGEPVMLRGTESTDDRGIVSYEWKQVFGDPSVEMKKHEEDQVEISNLQAGTYIFQLTVTDTAQQQGFTNITIMVLNSEQTEEHCLSPKKVGWCRGSFPRWFYNPTLQQCEEFIFGGCKPNKNNYLREEECKLACKNVRGSVGGRQQPVCNGNCQSPFFRCKDGCCIDAYLECDETLDCADGSDEMCCEQYAREFNRLQKINVTRKQGHCVDLPDTGQCTESIPRWYYNPFSEKCDRFTYGGCGGNDNNFEEEEDCMKSCSGITKADAIGRRWESFESQTAILSAFEVVIAVLLGICIMVVLAIIGYFFLKNRKKSRRRQPTTATNSTLSTTEDTEHLFYSSATKPV is encoded by the exons ATGGCCAGAGGGAGTCCAGGTCCACGGCTTGCGCTCTGGATCTGCTTGGTGCTGGCAGCGGACTTCGGTgaaggacaggaggaaaaacCCTTCGGTGAAACGTGCCTGGAAGACTTTACGGCAGGGGTGCCAGATTTGGTGCTGGATACAGACGCCTCCGTCCAGAATGGAGCCACTTTCTTGTCGTCCCCCACGGTCCGTCGGAGCAGGGACTGCGTGACAGCCTGCTGTAAGGACCCCGCTTGCAATCTGGCTCTCGTGGAGCAGGTCCCGGGCACTGAGGAAGACCACATCCAGGGCTGCTTTCTCCTCGACTGCCTCTACGAGCAGGCTTTCGTCTGCAGGTTTGCCAGGAAGATGGGCTTTCTCAACTTCTTGAGGAAGGACGTGTACGATTCCTACCTGGCAATGCAGGATCACGGATCTAATG atgACCATCCTCCAATAGCCCGCACTGGCATGGACATGAGGGTGCAGCCGGGGGAACCGGTGATGCTGAGGGGCACAGAGAGCACGGATGACCGAGGGATAGTCAGCTATGAATGGAAGCAGGTCTTCGGCGACCCCTCCGTGGAGATGAAG AAGCACGAAGAAGATCAGGTAGAAATCTCCAACCTACAGGCGGGAACTTACATCTTCCAGCTTACTGTCACAGACACCGCACAACAGCAAGGCTTCACCAACATCACCATCATGGTGCTGAATTCTGAGCAGACTGAAG AGCATTGTTTGAGTCCTAAGAAGGTTGGTTGGTGTCGGGGGTCTTTTCCACGTTGGTTTTACAACCCGACCCTTCAGCAGTGTGAGGAGTTCATTTTCGGTGGCTGCAAGCCCAACAAGAATAACTACTTACGGGAAGAGGAGTGTAAACTCGCCTGCAAGAATGTTAGAG GTTCTGTTGGTGGGCGACAACAGCCAG TGTGCAACGGGAACTGTCAGTCCCCCTTCTTCAGATGCAAGGATGGCTGCTGCATTGATGCCTATCTGGAGTGTGATGAAACTCTTGACTGTGCTGATGGATCGGATGAGATGTGTTGTGAACAAT ATGCTCGTGAGTTCAATAGACTGCAGAAAATCAACGTCACACGTAAGCAAG GTCACTGTGTGGACTTGCCTGATACTGGACAGTGCACCGAGAGCATCCCCCGCTGGTACTATAACCCATTCTCTGAGAAATGTGACCGCTTCACCTATGGGGGCTGTGGTGGCAACGACAACAActttgaagaagaggaagacTGCATGAAATCATGTTCAGGCATCACAA aagcagatgCCATTGGCCGGAGATGGGAATCATTTGAGTCTCAAACTGCTATCTTAA GTGCCTTTGAGGTAGTCATTGCCGTGCTCCTCGGGATCTGCATCATGGTGGTCCTGGCAATCATCGGCTACTTCTTcctgaagaacaggaagaagagCCGCCGTCGTCAGCCGACCACTGCTACCAACTCAACCCTCTCCACCACAGAGGACACTGAGCATCTGTTTTACAGCAGTGCCACCAAACCAGTCTGA
- the PPP1R14D gene encoding protein phosphatase 1 regulatory subunit 14D, whose amino-acid sequence MASNSSALPRVTFQTPEKPGEESSHRKLGKLTIKYNRKDLQRWLDLEEWINTQLQELYQCRLREETEAAAPEPQIDLEDLLEVPNEEQKLKLQEILHECASPTEDFITELLSRLKGLRRVTNPQKK is encoded by the exons ATGGCCAGCAACTCCAGTGCACTGCCCCGGGTGACCTTCCAGACGCCAGAGAAACCTGGGGAGGAATCATCACATAGGAAACTGGGCAAGTTGACCATCAAGTACAACCGCAAGGACCTACAGCGCTGGCTAGACCTGGAGGAATGGATCAACacccagctgcaggagctgtaCCAATGCCGG ctaagagaggaaacagaggcagcagctcctgaacCACAAATTGATCTTGAAGATCTCCTGGAGGTCCctaatgaagaacaaaaattaaaactacaG GAAATCCTCCATGAGTGCGCCAGCCCGACAGAG GACTTCATTACGGAGTTGCTTAGTCGATTAAAAGGTCTCCGGAGAGTCACCAATCCTCAGAAGAAATGA